The following is a genomic window from Caldicellulosiruptor danielii.
TCTTATCATTGGTTTATGTGTAGGAATTTCTATGACATCAAGCTTGTAGATCTCTCTAAACTCCTGCTCTTCAGTTTTTGCAGTACCTGTCATACCAGCAAGCTTTTTGTATAGTCTAAAATAATTCTGGAATGTGATGGTTGCCAAGGTCTTGCTTTCTCTTTCTATTCTTACGCCTTCCTTTGCCTCAATTGCCTGGTGAAGCCCCTCCGAAAACCTTCGTCCATACATCAATCTTCCTGTAAACTCATCAACGATGATTACCTGACCATCTTTTACAACATAGTCTCTGTCTCTTTTCATAAGCCCATGAGCCTTTAGCGCCTGGATAATGTGATGGTGAAGGGTTGCATTTTCCGGGTCAGCCAAGTTTGTAACACCAAAATATTTCTCAGCTTTCTTGATACCCTCTTCTGTGAGCGAAACTGTGTGTCTTTTCTCGTTTACTATATAGTCATAGCCGGTGGTATCTGGCATTTGTTTGTCATCATCACTGTTATAATAAAGAGGTTTTAATCTTCTTACAAAGTTGTCTGCTCTTTTGTAAAGGTCTGTAGACTTTTCAGCAGGTCCTGATATGATAAGAGGCGTCCTTGCCTCGTCTATCAAGATTGAGTCAACCTCATCGATTATTGCATAGTTTAGCTCTCTTTGCACAAGCTCTTCTTTGTAAATTGCCATGTTGTCTCGCAAGTAATCAAACCCAAACTCGTTGTTTGTACCATAGGTGATATCACAGTTGTATGCTTTTTTCTTTCTTCATGTGTCAGTCCATGGACAATAACACCAACAGAAAGTCCCAAGAAATTGTAAATAGGTCCCATCCATTCAGCGTCTCTTTTTGCCAAGTAATCATTAACAGTTACTATATGAACACCCTTGCCCTCTAAAGCGTTCAAGTACGCAGGCAAAGTTGCCACAAGGGTTTTACCTTCACCAGTTTTCATCTCTGCAATCCTGCCCTGATGCAAAACTATTCCGCCAATTAACTGTACCCTGAAATGGCGCATCTTTAAAGTCCGCCAAGCAGCCTCTCGCACAGCTGCAAATGCTTCGGGCAGGATATCGTCTAAAGTCTCGCCATTTTTTAGCCTCTGTTTGAAAATATCTGTCTTTTGCCTTAGCTCTGCATCTGTTAATCTCTCATATTCCAGCGCAAGTGATTCTATCTTATCAACTATTGGCAATATTTTCTTAATCTCTCTTTCGCTGTAGCTTCCTATTAGCTTTTCAATTATTTTTATCATGTTTCCACCCTCGATTTTTTCAAAAATTTTTGGACAGTTCAAATATTTATTTTATCACTTCTTGAAGTTATATTCAAACAAAAATCCGCTCAAGACAAATCCTCGTCTTGAGCGGGGGCAGTGATGCTTAAAAATTTTCTTTTGTTAAAAATCTTTTAATATTCAGGCTCAATTAAACCATACGCGCCGTCGTTTCTTTTATACACCACATTCACCTTATCTGTGTCCTGATTCAAAAATACAAAGAAGTTATGACCAAGCAAATTCATCTGCAAAATAGCCTCTTCCACACTCATTGGCTTTATAGGAAACCTCTTTGTCTTGGCAATTCTAAACTCACCATTTTCTTCTGCAGCTTCCTTCTCAGGCTCTTCTAATTCAAATGTCATGTATCGCAAAGACTCTGCATCTTTTGCCCTTTTTGCTATTTTTGTTTTGAACTTTCGAATTTGCCTTTCCAAAGTGTCAACAACCAAATCTATGGCACTGTACATATCGTTGCTTCTCTCTTCAGCTCTCAAAATCATTCCATGGAATGGTATTGTCACTTCGACTATGTGTGAAATCTTCTCAACACTCAAAGTTACATGAACATCTGTGTTAAGCTTGATATACCTCTCAAGTTTTGAAAGTTTCTTTTCAATCCTTTCTTTTAGTGCATCTGTTACTTCAATGTTCTTACCACTGATGATAAAGTTCATCATATTGACCATCCTTTCTATGTAGAAGGTTTTGTTTTTGATATTATATATATACCACCAATTTCGACTTATTTACACAAAAATTTTT
Proteins encoded in this region:
- the hpf gene encoding ribosome hibernation-promoting factor, HPF/YfiA family, producing the protein MNFIISGKNIEVTDALKERIEKKLSKLERYIKLNTDVHVTLSVEKISHIVEVTIPFHGMILRAEERSNDMYSAIDLVVDTLERQIRKFKTKIAKRAKDAESLRYMTFELEEPEKEAAEENGEFRIAKTKRFPIKPMSVEEAILQMNLLGHNFFVFLNQDTDKVNVVYKRNDGAYGLIEPEY